A single genomic interval of Gossypium raimondii isolate GPD5lz chromosome 11, ASM2569854v1, whole genome shotgun sequence harbors:
- the LOC105803589 gene encoding chloroplastic group IIA intron splicing facilitator CRS1, chloroplastic → MFTTLLKSPIPFSSSFNSTQNPSKTQKGNHSFNKNSKFSVSKTHRNGPIKMPTPPWMKGPLLLQPDEVLKPTTKRSSNNNSKAPEKALFGKESGVRGKKVMKKIIRDVEKLQGNGVLDDNQIGKFEEFEIGNWLEEIGSDGEVKKFDRKMPWVREEEKVVFRRMKKEKVLTQAEIILDNDLLERLRKKAMRMRKWVKVMKAGVTQAVVDEIRLVWRNNELVMLKFGVPLCRNMDRASEIVEMKTGGLVVWCKKDVLVVYRGQNHWLTSNGRRVFNNLASDNNTTMSQEKSNASTWGRSLNGEDRDENNQPVVGSLYERETDRLLDGLGPRFIDWWMRKPLPVDADLLPEVVPGFRPPTRLSPPKTRPKLTDEELTNLRKLAHPLPFHFALGRNRNLQGLANAILKLWEKSLIAKIAIKWGAQNTDNEQMANELKDLTGGVLLLRNKFLIIFYRGKDFLPQGVANSVMEREMALRRCQLIEEDARVKVAETFQVANEPLAKTSTVGTLAEFQDIQTKYGVLEKENNELEIQIEAQKENLERELRNQERKLAILNGKIEKSATKLAKLNSSWQTAEPDLDLETITEEERECLRKIGLKLSSCLFLGRRGVFNGVIEGVHQHWKHREVVKVITMQRAFLRVIYTAKMLVAESGGILVSVEKLKEGHAIIIYRGKNYRRPSKLMTDHLLTKREALQRSIELQRIGSLKFFAYQRRQAILDLKLKLAKLEEQGVASPQG, encoded by the exons ATGTTCACCACTCTCTTAAAATCTCCCATTCCTTTCTCTTCTTCCTTCAACTCAACCCAAAACCCTTCCAAAACCCAGAAAGGAAATCACTCTTTCaacaaaaattccaaattcTCAGTCTCAAAAACCCACAGGAATGGCCCCATTAAGATGCCAACACCTCCATGGATGAAGGGTCCTCTCCTTCTCCAACCCGATGAAGTGTTAAAACCCACTACTAAAAGGAGCTCAAACAACAATTCAAAGGCACCTGAAAAGGCATTGTTTGGAAAGGAAAGCGGGGTGAGAGGGAAGAAAGTGATGAAAAAGATCATCAGAGACGTGGAAAAGCTACAAGGGAATGGAGTTTTAGACGATAACCAGATTGGGAAatttgaagaatttgagatCGGGAATTGGTTGGAGGAGATTGGAAGTGATGGGGAAGTGAAAAAATTTGATAGGAAAATGCCGTGGGtgagagaagaagagaaagttgTGTTTAGGAGGATGAAAAAGGAGAAAGTTTTGACACAGGCTGAGATTATTCTTGATAACGATTTGCTTGAGAGACTGAGAAAAAAGGCTATGAGGATGAGGAAATGGGTTAAGGTGATGAAAGCTGGTGTAACTCAGGCTGTTGTTGATGAGATAAGGTTGGTTTGGAGGAACAATGAGCTTGTTATGCTTAAATTTGGTGTTCCTTTGTGTAGAAATATGGATAGAGCAAGTGAAATTGTTGAG ATGAAGACTGGGGGCTTGGTTGTATGGTGCAAGAAAGATGTTCTTGTTGTTTATAGAGGACAGAACCACTGGCTGACTTCAAATGGTCGAAGAGTATTCAATAACTTGGCCTCAGACAATAATACTACTATGTCTCAAGAAAAATCTAATGCAAGTACTTGGGGGAGAAGTTTGAATGGAGAAGACAGAGATGAGAATAATCAACCAGTAGTTGGATCACTGTATGAGAGGGAAACTGATAGATTATTGGATGGTTTAGGACCTCGCTTTATTGACTGGTGGATGCGAAAGCCATTACCAGTTGATGCTGACTTGCTTCCAGAAGTGGTTCCTGGCTTTAGGCCTCCAACAAGACTTTCTCCTCCTAAAACTAGACCAAAATTGACAGATGAGGAGTTGACAAATTTGAGGAAGCTCGCTCATCCTTTACCTTTTCACTTTGCTCTTG GGAGGAATAGGAACCTTCAAGGCTTGGCTAATGCTATCTTGAAATTATGGGAAAAGAGTCTCATAGCAAAGATTGCTATAAAGTGGGGGGCACAAAATACTGACAATGAGCAAATGGCTAATGAGCTCAAG GATCTCACGGGGGGAGTTTTGTTACTAAGGAATAAGTTCCTTATAATATTCTACCGGGGGAAGGACTTCCTTCCTCAAGGTGTTGCTAATTCTGTAATGGAGAGAGAAATGGCACTCAGGAGATGCCAACTTATTGAAGAAGATGCTCGAGTCAAAGTAGCTGAAACCTTTCAGGTTGCTAATGAACCTTTGGCGAAGACTAGCACTGTAGGAACTTTAGCAGAATTTCAGGATATTCAGACCAAATATGGAGtcctggaaaaagaaaataatgaactcgaaattcaaatagAAGCTCAAAAGGAAAACTTAGAGAGGGAATTGAGAAACCAAGAACGCAAACTTGCAATT CTCAATGGAAAGATAGAGAAGTCGGCTACAAAGCTAGCAAAGTTGAATTCTTCATGGCAAACTGCTGAGCCAGATTTGGATCTCGAAACCATTACTGAAGAGGAGAGAGAATGCTTGCGGAAGATCGGACTGAAGCTAAGTAGTTGCTTATTTCTTG GTAGGCGTGGGGTCTTTAATGGCGTCATAGAAGGAGTACATCAACACTGGAAGCACAGAGAAGTTGTCAAGGTAATCACAATGCAGAGAGCGTTCCTACGAGTTATCTATACTGCAAAAATGCTAGTAGCGGAGAGTGGTGGGATTTTGGTTTCAGTGGAGAAGCTAAAAGAAGGTCATGCCATAATCATCTACCGAGGAAAAAACTATCGACGCCCTTCGAAGCTAATGACTGATCATCTCCTAACTAAGAGGGAAGCATTACAAAGGTCTATTGAATTACAGAGAATCGGA TCATTGAAGTTTTTTGCATATCAGCGACGACAGGCAATCTTAGATTTGAAACTCAAACTg GCCAAGTTGGAGGAACAAGGAGTTGCTAGTCCACAAGGGTGA
- the LOC105803592 gene encoding uncharacterized protein LOC105803592: MGNQKQEEEDNRRETAIASTGSLQPNFKPVGVTPQQLSKFQELHRRRLQIKAKSKIHKKPKDQAKRFCAKYMNSACSQESDSNTKVEDESVPNSKSHSEDDNPFTLQDNDVVQLATKKRQKLHWGLDTKERWERKANM; encoded by the exons ATGGGAAATCAAAAGCAGGAAGAAGAAGACAATAGAAGAGAAACAGCGATCGCTTCTACCGGTTCTTTGCAACCCAACTTCAAGCCTGTTGGTGTTACTCCTCAACAGCTTTCTAAATTCCAA GAGCTTCACAGGAGGCGTCTACAAATAAAAGCGAAATCAAAGATTCACAAGAAACCAAAAG ATCAAGCCAAAAGATTTTGTGCCAAATACATGAATTCTGCATGTTCTCAAGAATCAGATTCAAACACCAAAGTTGAAGATGAAAGTGTTCCAAACTCAAAGAGCCATAGTGAAGATGATAATCCCTTTACACTACAAGACAATGATGTTGTGCAACTTGCAACAAAAAAGCGGCAGAAACTGCATTGGGG GCTTGATACAAAGGAAAGATGGGAAAGGAAAGCCAACATGTAG
- the LOC105803591 gene encoding plastidic glucose transporter 4 isoform X1, whose amino-acid sequence MQASTHLIKGNLEVKISKRRDLPCFREFKERKSTLTRNLCIRRGSICSGLTSGAVSMGAELARARDNVETVARSLIKFRSVKAQASGGDVEDLAPINPHETSTGTVLPFVGVACLGAILFGYHLGVVNGALDYLSKDLGIAQNAVMQGWVVSTLLAAAAVGSFTGGALADKFGRTRTFQLDAIPLIIGAVLTAIAQNVQTMIIGRLLAGIGIGITSAIVPLYISEISPTDIRGALGSVNQLFICIGILAALVAGLPLSRSPVWWRGMFGLAVIPSILLALGMTYSPESPRWLFQQGKISEAEKSIGTLYGKERVPEVMYELRTAGQGSTEPEAGWIDLFSKRYWKVVSVGAALFFFQQFAGINAVVYYSTAVFRSAGIASDVAASALVGASNVFGTVIASSLMDRQGRKSLLITSFSGMGASMLLLSLSFTWKVLAPYSGILAVVGTVLYVLSFSLGAGPVPALLLPEIFASRIRAKAVALSLCMHWISNFVIGLYFLSVVDKFGISVVYLVFAAVCLLAVLFMAGNVVETKGRSLEEIELALNPTT is encoded by the exons ATGCAGGCATCAACACATTTAATCAAAGGAAATTTAGAGGTTAAGATTTCAAAACGGAGAGATCTGCCTTGTTTTCGTGAATTTAAGGAAAGGAAGTCAACTTTGACTCGTAATCTTTGCATCCGAAGGGGTTCTATTTGCAGTGGTTTAACCTCTGGTGCCGTTTCAATGGGAGCTGAGCTCGCACGTGCTAGAGATAATGTTGAAACCGTCGCTCGCTCTTTGATCAAATTTCGATCTGTCAAAGCTCAAGCTTCAg GTGGAGATGTTGAGGATTTGGCACCAATCAACCCTCATGAGACATCTACTGGGACGGTTTTACCATTTGTTGGCGTTGCTTGCTTGGGAGCTATATTATTTGGTTACCATCTAGG GGTGGTAAATGGTGCTCTTGATTATCTATCTAAGGATCTGGGAATTGCTCAAAATGCTGTCATGCAAG GATGGGTTGTCAGCACCCTCCTTGCTGCTGCTGCAGTTGGTTCATTTACTGGAGGAGCACTGGCAGATAAGTTTGGCCGGACAAGGACTTTTCAATTAGATGCCATTCCACTAATCATTGGAGCAGTTCTTAC TGCTATAGCACAGAATGTCCAGACTATGATAATTGGCCGCTTACTGGCTGGTATAGGTATTGGTATAACATCTGCTATTGTGCCACTTTACATATCTGAG ATCTCACCAACTGATATCCGTGGTGCACTTGGATCTGTAAACCAACTTTTTATATGTATTGGGATTCTTGCAGCATTGGTGGCTGGATTACCTTTATCACGGAGCCCAGTATG GTGGAGGGGAATGTTTGGTCTTGCTGTTATCCCTTCAATTTTATTGGCTCTAGGAATGACATATTCCCCAGAAAGTCCTCGGTGGCTGTTCCAG CAAGGGAAAATTTCTGAAGCAGAAAAATCTATAGGAACACTATATGGGAAAGAAAGAGTTCCTGAGGTTATGTATGAGTTAAGGACTGCAGGTCAGGGTTCTACAGAACCAGAGGCAGGATGGATTGATCTATTTAGTAAGCGATACTGGAAAG TTGTGAGTGTTGGCGCTGCACTTTTCTTCTTCCAACAGTTTGCTGGGATAAATGCTGTAGTTTATTATTCTACAGCTGTCTTTCGTAGTGCTGGAATTGCATCTGATGTTGCCGCAAGTGCTCTTGTTGGTGCATCAAATGTCTTTG GCACAGTTATTGCATCCTCTCTGATGGACAGACAAGGAAGGAAAAGTCTTCTAATCACAAGTTTTTCTGGAATG GGTGCTTCAATGTTGCTGCTTTCATTGTCATTCACTTGGAAGGTTCTTGCCCCCTACTCTGGCATTCTAGCCGTTGTTGGGACTGTTCT TTATGTCTTATCGTTTTCACTTGGCGCTGGTCCTGTGCCTGCTCTTCTTCTTCCGGAAATATTTGCTTCCAGAATTAGAGCAAAAGCAGTGGCTTTATCGCTTTGCATGCATTGG ATATCAAACTTTGTCATCGGCCTGTATTTCCTGAGTGTTGTGGACAAGTTTGGAATCAGTGTAGTGTATTTGGTATTCGCCGCCGTCTGTCTTCTTGCTGTCTTGTTTATGGCTGGTAATGTTGTAGAAACTAAGGGGAGATCATTGGAAGAAATTGAGCTTGCTCTTAATCCGACAACTTGA
- the LOC105803591 gene encoding plastidic glucose transporter 4 isoform X2: MGAELARARDNVETVARSLIKFRSVKAQASGGDVEDLAPINPHETSTGTVLPFVGVACLGAILFGYHLGVVNGALDYLSKDLGIAQNAVMQGWVVSTLLAAAAVGSFTGGALADKFGRTRTFQLDAIPLIIGAVLTAIAQNVQTMIIGRLLAGIGIGITSAIVPLYISEISPTDIRGALGSVNQLFICIGILAALVAGLPLSRSPVWWRGMFGLAVIPSILLALGMTYSPESPRWLFQQGKISEAEKSIGTLYGKERVPEVMYELRTAGQGSTEPEAGWIDLFSKRYWKVVSVGAALFFFQQFAGINAVVYYSTAVFRSAGIASDVAASALVGASNVFGTVIASSLMDRQGRKSLLITSFSGMGASMLLLSLSFTWKVLAPYSGILAVVGTVLYVLSFSLGAGPVPALLLPEIFASRIRAKAVALSLCMHWISNFVIGLYFLSVVDKFGISVVYLVFAAVCLLAVLFMAGNVVETKGRSLEEIELALNPTT; encoded by the exons ATGGGAGCTGAGCTCGCACGTGCTAGAGATAATGTTGAAACCGTCGCTCGCTCTTTGATCAAATTTCGATCTGTCAAAGCTCAAGCTTCAg GTGGAGATGTTGAGGATTTGGCACCAATCAACCCTCATGAGACATCTACTGGGACGGTTTTACCATTTGTTGGCGTTGCTTGCTTGGGAGCTATATTATTTGGTTACCATCTAGG GGTGGTAAATGGTGCTCTTGATTATCTATCTAAGGATCTGGGAATTGCTCAAAATGCTGTCATGCAAG GATGGGTTGTCAGCACCCTCCTTGCTGCTGCTGCAGTTGGTTCATTTACTGGAGGAGCACTGGCAGATAAGTTTGGCCGGACAAGGACTTTTCAATTAGATGCCATTCCACTAATCATTGGAGCAGTTCTTAC TGCTATAGCACAGAATGTCCAGACTATGATAATTGGCCGCTTACTGGCTGGTATAGGTATTGGTATAACATCTGCTATTGTGCCACTTTACATATCTGAG ATCTCACCAACTGATATCCGTGGTGCACTTGGATCTGTAAACCAACTTTTTATATGTATTGGGATTCTTGCAGCATTGGTGGCTGGATTACCTTTATCACGGAGCCCAGTATG GTGGAGGGGAATGTTTGGTCTTGCTGTTATCCCTTCAATTTTATTGGCTCTAGGAATGACATATTCCCCAGAAAGTCCTCGGTGGCTGTTCCAG CAAGGGAAAATTTCTGAAGCAGAAAAATCTATAGGAACACTATATGGGAAAGAAAGAGTTCCTGAGGTTATGTATGAGTTAAGGACTGCAGGTCAGGGTTCTACAGAACCAGAGGCAGGATGGATTGATCTATTTAGTAAGCGATACTGGAAAG TTGTGAGTGTTGGCGCTGCACTTTTCTTCTTCCAACAGTTTGCTGGGATAAATGCTGTAGTTTATTATTCTACAGCTGTCTTTCGTAGTGCTGGAATTGCATCTGATGTTGCCGCAAGTGCTCTTGTTGGTGCATCAAATGTCTTTG GCACAGTTATTGCATCCTCTCTGATGGACAGACAAGGAAGGAAAAGTCTTCTAATCACAAGTTTTTCTGGAATG GGTGCTTCAATGTTGCTGCTTTCATTGTCATTCACTTGGAAGGTTCTTGCCCCCTACTCTGGCATTCTAGCCGTTGTTGGGACTGTTCT TTATGTCTTATCGTTTTCACTTGGCGCTGGTCCTGTGCCTGCTCTTCTTCTTCCGGAAATATTTGCTTCCAGAATTAGAGCAAAAGCAGTGGCTTTATCGCTTTGCATGCATTGG ATATCAAACTTTGTCATCGGCCTGTATTTCCTGAGTGTTGTGGACAAGTTTGGAATCAGTGTAGTGTATTTGGTATTCGCCGCCGTCTGTCTTCTTGCTGTCTTGTTTATGGCTGGTAATGTTGTAGAAACTAAGGGGAGATCATTGGAAGAAATTGAGCTTGCTCTTAATCCGACAACTTGA
- the LOC105801013 gene encoding uncharacterized protein LOC105801013, whose translation MSYRQRGNRRSSYYRQRITHPKPEPLPTWEKKFCIEVGAMPWERFVEAKKNLYENDKVFEWDDSAGLTAFQEAKQRFWEIYHGFPCENKLPSNVADLYIDNIDWNSKIDPELFSEIKSLTDNENEEKDNTKEIDWFSIPLEEIQATGWDEYEEPSPRLPSIVGSP comes from the coding sequence atgtcatatcgtCAAAGAGGGAATCGTCGATCAAGTTACTATAGACAAAGAATCACTCATCCCAAACCCGAACCATTGCCTACATGGGAGAAAAAATTCTGCATAGAAGTGGGTGCAATGCCATGGGAAAGATTTGTTGAAGCAAAAAAGAACTTGTATGAAAATGACAAAGTGTTCGAATGGGATGATTCGGCTGGTTTAACAGCTTTCCAAGAAGCTAAACAAAGATTTTGGGAAATTTATCATGGTTTTCCTTGCGAGAACAAGTTACCAAGTAACGTAGCAGATTTGTATATAGATAATATTGATTGGAATTCTAAAATTGACCCTGAACTTTTCTCGGAAATAAAGTCCCTTACAgataatgaaaatgaagaaaaagacaaTACTAAGGAGATTGATTGGTTTTCGATTCCGCTAGAAGAAATCCAAGCCACTGGATGGGATGAATATGAAGAACCCTCACCCCGCTTACCTAGTATAGTTGGATCACCATAG
- the LOC105803588 gene encoding uncharacterized protein LOC105803588: MADTIDSLHQTHLSNPSFQPIFYSLDPISLIHSLNHVMERGPRYQAYADLRESKLRMKFEKLQEWEAMEVKQAPVKKQVKFSSNSGVSTKRSSVLIQSVPDFSSALRKENRKPPVNGGVELTPPKTEKSWSKANGVFSNSKQLQWEETEMKRTPTKKQVKFGSNSGVSSKEPSFLAQSVPDFAAVLRKENRKPPVTGGNELTPPASGKYWSNSKGSQSANAGEKKKARLAMARKSYASIEELNAINGVNRGGKSRARLM, from the coding sequence ATGGCCGACACAATCGATTCTCTGCACCAAACCCATCTTTCAAATCCTTCGTTTCAACCAATTTTCTATTCCCTGGATCCTATTTCTCTCATTCACTCACTGAATCATGTTATGGAAAGAGGTCCCAGATACCAAGCATATGCAGATTTGAGAGAAAGCAAGCTCAGAATGAAGTTTGAGAAGCTACAAGAATGGGAAGCAATGGAAGTTAAACAAGCCCCAGTGAAGAAACAAGTGAAATTCAGTTCAAATTCGGGGGTTTCCACGAAAAGGTCCTCTGTCTTGATTCAATCGGTGCCTGACTTTTCATCCGCTTTACGAAAAGAAAACAGGAAGCCGCCGGTTAACGGTGGAGTTGAATTGACGCCGCCGAAAACGGAAAAGAGTTGGTCGAAAGCGAATGGGGTGTTTTCGAATTCGAAGCAACTACAATGGGAAGAAACTGAAATGAAGCGAACCCCAACGAAGAAACAAGTGAAGTTCGGTTCAAATTCAGGGGTTTCTAGTAAAGAGCCCTCTTTTTTGGCTCAATCAGTGCCGGATTTTGCCGCCGTGTTAAGGAAAGAGAACCGGAAGCCGCCGGTTACCGGCGGGAATGAACTGACACCGCCTGCAAGTGGAAAGTATTGGTCAAATTCGAAAGGGAGTCAGTCTGCAAATGCAGGGGAGAAGAAGAAGGCACGGTTGGCGATGGCGAGGAAGAGTTATGCAAGTATTGAAGAATTGAACGCCATTAATGGCGTAAACAGGGGAGGGAAGAGTAGAGCCAGATTAATGTAG